A single genomic interval of Osmia lignaria lignaria isolate PbOS001 chromosome 9, iyOsmLign1, whole genome shotgun sequence harbors:
- the LOC117600379 gene encoding pyrimidodiazepine synthase isoform X1: MSIRTGILHNARSFYKMPTLNTLPVTYIYCVMHDSPKPPKIEGQARLYSMKFCPFSQRIRLILSYKNIPHDVVNINLKNKPEWYSEIHPEGKVPTFVDADGKVVTDSLKIANYLDEKYPEPALYNEKAKDRDLELLDHYSKIVGVFSNCIHDKDKRPLSEIVTEISSLLVEFEEELKARGTTFFGGSQPGMLDILMWPWVERRKALPLIYKEPTNFDHENFPHILKWMQEMKVQPFVQENECSHEKFAESIENMRAGKLDYDKL, translated from the exons ATGTCTATTCGAACGGGCATTCTACACAATgcccggtcattttacaaaatgcccacgttgaacacattgcccgtaacatatatatattgtgTAATGCATg attctCCAAAGCCACCCAAAATAGAGGGACAGGCACGTTTATACAGCATGAAATTTTGTCCTTTTTCACAACGCATTAGATTAATattatcgtataaaaatattcctCATGATGTTGTTAATATCAACTTAAAAAATAAACCAGAATGGTATTCTGAG aTTCATCCAGAAGGCAAAGTACCAACATTTGTTGATGCAGATGGAAAAGTAGTTACTGATTCGTTAAAAATAGCAAATTATTTGGATGAGAAATATCCTGAGCCTGCTTTATATAATGAAAAAGCAAAAGACCGTGATTTAGAATTATTAGATCATTATTCAAAG atTGTTGGTGTTTTTTCAAATTGTATACATGATAAGGATAAAAGACCACTTAGCGAAATTGTAACTGAAATATCATCTCTGTTAGTAGAATTTGAAGAAGAACTTAAAGCTCGTGGAACTACTTTCTTTGGAG GCTCACAGCCTGGTATGTTGGATATATTAATGTGGCCATGGGTTGAACGCCGAAAAGCTTTACCGCTAATTTATAAAGAACCCACGAATTTTGATCATGAAAATTTTCCGCATATA CTGAAATGGATGCAGGAAATGAAAGTACAACCATTTGTACAGGAAAATGAGTGTTCGCATGAAAAATTTGCCGAATCAATCGAGAATATGAGAGCGGGAAAGCTTGATTACGATAAGCTTTAA
- the LOC117600379 gene encoding pyrimidodiazepine synthase isoform X2: protein MSDKHLGTDSPKPPKIEGQARLYSMKFCPFSQRIRLILSYKNIPHDVVNINLKNKPEWYSEIHPEGKVPTFVDADGKVVTDSLKIANYLDEKYPEPALYNEKAKDRDLELLDHYSKIVGVFSNCIHDKDKRPLSEIVTEISSLLVEFEEELKARGTTFFGGSQPGMLDILMWPWVERRKALPLIYKEPTNFDHENFPHILKWMQEMKVQPFVQENECSHEKFAESIENMRAGKLDYDKL from the exons aTGAGTGACAAACATCTTGGAACGG attctCCAAAGCCACCCAAAATAGAGGGACAGGCACGTTTATACAGCATGAAATTTTGTCCTTTTTCACAACGCATTAGATTAATattatcgtataaaaatattcctCATGATGTTGTTAATATCAACTTAAAAAATAAACCAGAATGGTATTCTGAG aTTCATCCAGAAGGCAAAGTACCAACATTTGTTGATGCAGATGGAAAAGTAGTTACTGATTCGTTAAAAATAGCAAATTATTTGGATGAGAAATATCCTGAGCCTGCTTTATATAATGAAAAAGCAAAAGACCGTGATTTAGAATTATTAGATCATTATTCAAAG atTGTTGGTGTTTTTTCAAATTGTATACATGATAAGGATAAAAGACCACTTAGCGAAATTGTAACTGAAATATCATCTCTGTTAGTAGAATTTGAAGAAGAACTTAAAGCTCGTGGAACTACTTTCTTTGGAG GCTCACAGCCTGGTATGTTGGATATATTAATGTGGCCATGGGTTGAACGCCGAAAAGCTTTACCGCTAATTTATAAAGAACCCACGAATTTTGATCATGAAAATTTTCCGCATATA CTGAAATGGATGCAGGAAATGAAAGTACAACCATTTGTACAGGAAAATGAGTGTTCGCATGAAAAATTTGCCGAATCAATCGAGAATATGAGAGCGGGAAAGCTTGATTACGATAAGCTTTAA